From the genome of Falco cherrug isolate bFalChe1 chromosome 10, bFalChe1.pri, whole genome shotgun sequence:
TTAATCATTGACCACCCTTCCTCAGCAGGCAGGGAGACGTGACTCCAGCACCTTCACCCGCAGGGCTTGGGCACAGGTAGCGTGACCGGGCTCAGTGGTGGCAGGCACTGCcacccagggatgctgcagggaagagccTTCGGGGTCAGGCTTGGGCCTGCTGATCCCACGTCCCCAGCCAGATGCTCCCTGCCTTGGCACGAGGACAGCTGCCCACAGCCTTGCTGGCAGAGCCTCAtcccccacagctgcccccagcctctGTTGAGGAAGCAcctggcagagccagggtgAGGACAGCAGCATCCCAAATGCCATGCAATGGGGACAGGAGCCAAAGCATTTCTGTCTCCCGGAAAGTGACACTGAATGTGTGGGCTGGGGCCACTGGCCCTGCCACCAGCACGTTCAGTcactctgcagctgctccaggcgGATgggggcagctccagctggaTTGGCTActcagcagccagccaggcacACTGGGCCACAACCTTGGGAAAACCCGCCAGTGCCCATGCTGTGCCCCACAGCTCGCCTTCCTCCATGGTTTCCCCCTCATCTTCTGCCACAAGTCCATTTCTGGGCTCCCATCTGCTGCTGTCCAGCTGCTCTggtgcagcccagctgctggcatcTCTGCTTGCAtcctcccagctctggctgctcaCCATCAGCACCAAGGACATCACACGTGCTGGGGCAGAGCAATTACAGGGTCAGACCAGGGCAATCACCCTCAAAAGTCAAGCGCCGCTGGCAGCGGTGCTCAGTCATGGTGGGACATCAAGGCAGCCCCTGCTCTAGCAGTGGGGAcggtgctgctgggagggcagTGTCAGactggcagcactgctgctgctccgggAAAGCTGCCGCTGGGTCTGGGCAGGCTCTGTCCCTGTGCAGCACGGGCAGGGACAGCACTGGTCCCTCGCCTACATCCTGGAGAGCTGTGCTCACACCACGCAGACGACACTCACACTTGCAGCAGTCACATTGCCACCCCTGGTTGCTGGAGCACTGTGCCCTGGCCCTGGCACAGGGGTTACTGGGCTGCAACACAGCTGTCTTTATACAGAGAGTCTTGACGTTGCCCCCGGGCTAGAAACACCAGCCCAGGCCAGTTCCCCAAAGCGCTGTCCCCATTGGGGCCTGGCCACATGGGCATAGTGGGAGTATCCTGGCCAGCCTGAGCATGGCCAGGTCCTGGCAGCCTCCCTGGCAGCTtcacagcacccagcccagaGGGCACAGGGACAAGGactgccctgctgctctccccgctgccccaggcccttcccccaTCCCCACACATCATCTCACACAGCTGATGGCAGCAAAGTGCGGAGTGGCGGCTGGGCAGGCGGCAGGGCTGTCCACACCAGCTCCTGTTCCTGCATAAACACCTGTAGCAGGGAGGGGACCAGAGGCAAAGGCAAACATTTACTGATTTACTGCCACTCTGCTCCATGCCACATTGTTGACTGTGGGGTTAAATTACCTGGAGACGGATGCCGGCAGAGCAGACACCAGCTCATGACTTGTGGCAGGGACTGTGTCCCTGGTCCCATGTACCTCTGGCCCATGCAGGTCTGCGGGATGCTCCAGCCCAGACCTAGGGCTGCCCCTGGAGCCTCTGCCAGCAATGAGGGCATGCcactggggatggggcaggTCTCACCCTCCCCCCCATGCAGGAGAGGCTCAGCCTGCGACCATGCCCAGGATGGGGCCCAGGGATCTGGGATGCTCTGGGATTGCCCCCCAGCAGAGGGGTCCAGCTCAtgccccccagccaggcagcactggCACCATACATAATGGCCCACCTCATGATGGCAGCCCAGCAACCTAAGGCATTGAGCCAAAACTGGGAGCTGCAAGCAAAGGGGCCAGGTTCCTCCTGGCCCCCCTGTCGCAGTGCTGAGCTGCTCCCCTTCTgtcagcagctctggaggaatTAAAGCCACCACTGACAGCGCCTGCGCCAGGCAGCCATCACGGGTGATCTGGGCCTCTTGGCTGGCTGGGCCTATCCAAACACGTCCTGGCTTGACGCTGCCAGGTGCCACGAAGCATCCCAGCCTGGCGGAGCGCAGCGCATGTGCCGTGGGAGGGGTATCCCGGAGAGCTGCCATGCCGAGGGGCTCTGGGTCCATACAGCCCCCCGCACTGCCATGCCCCGGGGCACCAGGGGTGCAGCCAGAACGTGCCAGTCACTCGCTCCCTGCCAGCCACTCGCCCAACTGGCACTGCCAGGTGGTGCGGGCTCCatcccccagggctgctggaggctgcaaGGACAGTGGGGGCCGTGGGACAAGGCTGCGGCTGGGCAGAAGGAGATCCAGTGGCTGCCggaggcacaggcagcatgGAGGGCTCTTCAGTTGAGGAGTAAAAGCCGGGGGAGaagtggctggagcaggagctgggcgagcagcagtggcaggggaGCCACAGGCCCCGTCCATGCTGCCGGCTCATCCCGGCCTCCAGGCATCAGTGGCCCAGGCTGGGGACTCCGTGGAAGCTCGTGACCATGGCCAGGGCAGTGGCAGGCTGAGTCGGAGCAGGGACAGATTCCCCGTCCCTGGAGCGGCCGCGCTCCCCGCTGGCAGTGCCAGCCACGTTCCCGCACCTGCGGCGGCCGAGCCCCGCGGGGCCATGACAGCCCTGTGCCCGTGCCCCGGCCGCTCCGGGCCGCAGCTGGTGCCGGTGTCTGGCTGCTCTTCCTGCCCAGCCAGTTCTCAGCATGGCCGCCCGGTCCCTGGTCGGCAGCCAGCAGCGGCAGATACCTGATACTCGGGTTGTGCAAGCGCGAAGGGGGAGCctggccctgcccggccctTGGAGCCACCCGGAAGGCTGAGCCCTctcccgcccgccggccccacCTGGAGAGGAGCTTAAAGGCCGGCCGGGTGGCCCCGCAGGCGCAGCGCCGGCTCCCGCACCATGCCCAAGGCCCGCAGCGTGCTCGTCCTGGCCGGGCTCCTGGCTctctgggcagagctgcctccagcatCCGCCCAGAATGTCACCAGTGAGTATGAGCGCACGGCTCGGCACagctcggctcggcacggctcaGCACGCCCCGGGCGAGCAGCCAGGATCACTCCCAGCACAGGGgcctgctggggtgggggccggggctcagcagcatccctggaCCCAGCCCTGGGGCCGGCAGCAGCATCTCCCGCCTCGGGCCGGCAGCCCTCACCCTGCCACGGCCCGGCAGCCCCGACACCTGCCCACGCCCTCACCTTTGCCTTGCAGCAAAAGCCGGCGTGTGCCCGGACCCGGCGACGACGGAAGCGGTGAACTGCACGGTGGGGTGCCAGTCCGATGGCGACTGCGAGAGCACCCTCAAGTGCTGCCCGGCGGCCTGCGGCAAGGCCTGCCAGAAGCCCGACGGTAACGCTCCCTCCTGCTCCCggccctgctgcctggggcCGGAGCCGCTGCCGGAGCCGACAGCCGATCCCAGCCGGCAGCACCGGGGCTCCAGGGTGCGGGAGCAGCCGCAGGCCTGGGCGGCTGCTGTGGTTGCGCATCCGGCTGCAGCGCGGTTACCAGGGGCTGCGTGGGGAGCCCGGTAGGGTTggggtgtgctgctgctgggccacgctcaccccttcctcctcccacagACACAGGCGTTGAGTAGATGCCTCCAAATGATGCTGGGGCcagtgctgagggcaggggCCTGTGCCGCTCCCCCTCCCAGACCTTGTTCCCCACTCAGCCTCGTGGGTGGCCACCAGCCCAGGACGTGGTCACTGTTCTGCCTCTCAACCCCGCACCTGGGAAGAGTCTCCCAGCAGGGTCATCCCTGGCCCTGTGCTGGCCACAGCCCCACAGACACCCAGCTGAGTACGCTTGCCATGCGGTcctgcaggagagcagcccCAGGTGATGGGAGCAGGCGTTGAGATCTTCAGCTGCAAAAGCATGGATGTGAACCTCCATGGCCGCCTGAAAGGACAGAACTGGCCTGGCTGTGCACCTGGGGGACAGTGTGGTACAGAGCTGGGAGCccagtgctggtggcaggcagcaggatggcGAGGCAGGGGCCCCATCCAGCTAGGGCACAGGCCATCTGTGGGGCTGAGCACACATGCCATGAGCACACAGCTGGGGCTGTCCACGGTGGCAATGGGGGAAAGTGGGGCCAAGGCTGCTGTTGGGGCCGTGTGCTGCAGCTGCGCATCCTGTGCTGACCGTGCACTCCTGAGCAGGAGGCTGAACACAGGGACTGCGGGGGGCCACAATGCCACATGGCCTCCTCGACATGTCCCCATCGGGTCAGGCTGTCAGGAGCACCAacaagcagtgctgcagggtgggggagCCACTGGCTGGCACAGGGATCCTTCCCCCGTGGCAGCCGGGGGCTAGGGCCATGCCTATGGCTCCGGGAACTGCAGGGTCAGCCCTGCCCCTCATGCCGAGGCTGGCAGGTCTCAGGCCGTGTCCCTTCACCTTTTCAGAGAAGCCTGGCACCTGCCCACCTGTCAGTCCAGGGATCCCCATGCTGGGCGTTTGCACAAACCAGTGCAAGACGGACTCCAACTGCTCCGGGAGCCAGAAGTGCTGCAGGAATGGTTGCGGCAAGGTCTCCTGCGTGACACCACTCCACTGAGGTCAGTCGGGCACCCACCAACCCCAGGGATCCTGCAGCACCCATGGCACAGCATCCACATGCCCGTCCCACTCACAGCCCTCTGCTCCTTTTGCAGGCACGGCCGCCTCCTACCAGCCCAGCCACAGGGAAGCTGCTGCCCAATGCGAGTCCCACACGCCCAGGCCCCGGCCCTGCACCGTCCTCCCCGGTCTGGCCACGCTCCCAGCTCGGAGCCTTCAGCCTCAGCTTCCTCCCCGGGGTCCCCTGCTTGGGGTGCGCCGCAGCCCCTGGCACTGTCACCAATAAAGCAGCCTCTCCCTGCCACTCCTGTGGCCGCCTCTGTGTCCCGCTGCACTCCGGTTGGACAGCCGCCCTGCCCGCTCCCAGCCGCatcctgcccaccacagctgacGCTGGGCACTGGTGCTGGGACCAACTGGAAGGGCTCCACATGACAAGCATCAGTGCTGTCTGGCTGCACTGTGTCTCCAAGGGTCCCCAGCCTGTgccgctgcctggggctgccccacagccccacagccccatgGCCCGGGCTGCCCCAGCGCACTGTCTCCTCTGCTTTTGTGCAGACACGTGCAGAGCGGGGCCGTCAATGTACAGCCATGGCCACATCCCATCAGAGtggagctgctctctgctctgcagtggcCAGGGGACAGGGAGACTGCCAGCATGTGCTGTTACATGAGCATCACCCCAAtctgctcctgccccacacgcacccagcccagcagtggCATGTTGCCCATGACAGAAGGCTGAAGGAGCCGTGGGCAGTGAAGCCCACACACCTCTGCCCCATGCCTGCCCCTGCcgcctccctcccctgccttcTCGGAGCTGTGCCCcactcctgctcctgccccactTTCCATGGCAACTCCCGCTCCCTGCAGGGCTACTGGCATCCCGGCCTTCCTatgcctgccctgctcccagcccccagGACCAGAGCAAGCAGTTCCACCCGCCTTTGAGAggccagcacccccagagcccgcTGCCTTTGCCAGGGGTCAGAGCACAGCTGTCCCCCAGGGTAGAGTGAGCCCCAcgccctgcccagcacagcctgttgCCCATTGCTTGTTCCTCATCTCCCTGCGGCGTGGATGCAGGCTGGTgccccccagctcagcaccattgctctcagcagcagctctccctgctctgtgtgtgccgGGAGGCAACAGGCAATGCTCCCTGGGCCAGACCAGGTGGACTGGGGACCAGGGGCAGGAtgctgctcccctctgccccatcACTGCTCACCATCAGGGAGTGCAGGCACCGGGGCTCTGGGAGCGCTGACTGTCCCCCTGGCTCAGCTGCTCACGGGTCACTGGTGATCTGGAAAAGGTGTGCTGCAGAGGATGCGCCAGCCATGGGCTGCAAGCCCAGTGCTGTCCCAGGAGTCTCCCCTGAGCTGGATTGTTCATGCCCGGCACTCCCACGGTCCTGACACGGTGATGCCATGGGAAGGAGCAGCTCAGTTTGGCCAGCCCCACCCCAGCAGTGTTTAAATCCTGTCCAGTGGGCTCGGCGGCACAGCTCCCCGACAGCAGCGCAATGCTGGGCGAACGCACCCTCCTCCTGGTGCTCTTGGCACTGTTCATGGAGCTGCTACCTGCCCTGGCCCAGCAGCACCATGCTGGGGACCAGGGCACTGCCCCTATGGTCACCCCAGCACCGCGCTGGGCCCTGCAGGGACGCTGGCCCCTCGCCGCCTTGCCTGCCCCCGGCAAAGTGGGCAGGTGTCCAGCGGGGGGGAGTGGAGCCGCACGCCCCCACAGACTATACTGCTTCTCCGACCACAGCTGCCCCGGTGCTGAGAAGTGCTGCCAGAGCAGGCAGGTCAGgacctgcctcctccccactgCAGGTACCGCTGACTCCCACCGAGAGGTGCCAGTGTGGGGACTGGGTGGTGGGTGGGATGCGGGCAGAGGCTGGTGCCCTTGTTGGGTGCCCCTAATGCAAGCCTCGCTCCCTGGGCACGTGGCCGCACAGAGCATCTCCCTCTGCAGAGAGCCCAGGCTACTGCCCccatgccagcagcaccagaggTGTGACCTGTGGGATGAGCTGCCACAATGACACCGCatgcagccctggggagaagtGCTGCATTCGCGGCTGCTGCGCCCGCTGCATGCGTGCCGAGCCAGGTAAGGTGGTTGGGTGTACCCATGCCAGGCTGAGGTTGCCATGGGACAGCCCCATGGGTCTGTGGTCCCCCATCACTCTGTGGGGGACCCATAGGcggtgcagggacaggctggctGCACGCTGAGACCCaagcctcccctcccctccagccaAACCTGGCTTCTGCCCGTGGAAGCGtgtccagaggagagccacTGCCTGTCCCAACCGCTGTGCCGATGACCGGGACTGTCCTGGGGACCGCAAGTGCTGCTTCTCTGGCTGCGGGCTGGCCTGCACCCCCCGGGACACAGGTACAGCCCTGCCATCCCTCCCCCCGGCGCCGGCACTCACCAAACCTGCATCCCCCACCCAAGTGTGTCTGGCACTGGCACTGCCCATGACtgcctgtggctgccccatAGCTGCCCCGTGGCTCTCCTGTGTCCACCCCACACCCCTCCCCAGCGTGTGCCTGGCTATGCCACCAGACAAGTCTCAGCGGCCGTGCCCGGCCGAGCCATCCAAGGCCCTGGGCAGCgtgtgctgccagctgcagctcccagtgctgcaCGCCCACctggggcacagccccagccctcatAAGTgagcaggacaaggggcaggaTTAAGACTGAGGCCATGccaggagtggggctgggggaagcaggaTCCCGGCGCAGCCACCATCCCCGTTGTCACCAGGGAGCCGCCATGCCACAGTGAAGGCCGGCGCGTGCCCCGTGGTGCTGCGGGGCTCCCTGGGACCCTGCCTGGAGCTGTGTGATGCTGATGGCAACTGCCCTGGGGCCACCAAGTGCTGCACCACTGGCTGTGGCCACATCTGCAAACTGCCCACTAAAGGTAAGGCTGTTGACACCCTGTGGGGCTGAGATCCcccgtgtcccctccctgccttgTTCCAGACTGAGCCTcaccagccagggctggcacacCCTTGGCTGCACCCGCcatccccaggggctgcccctcACCATGACCCTCCCGGGAGGGAATGGGAGAATGGGGGCccagctgctgtccctgtggGGTAGGAGCTGGGTGAGGGGCTTACCTCTTGGTGGGAgggcacacacacccctcactcctccctctctctgcaTGTGCCAGTGCGGCCCGGGCTCTGTCCCCCCATGGCTGACGGTGACCAGGTGGCTGAGTGCCTCCTCCTGTGCCTGCAGGACAAGGATTGCCCCCCTGGCCAGAAGTGCTGCCCGCAGGGCTGCGGCCGGGCATGCGTCCCTCCACTGTGGGGTAAGACCCCCACAGCCTGCCACCTCCTGCGCGCAGCAGCCCGGGCCACCGCACAGGTCTCAGTGTTGCAGTAGGTCCAGCCTGGAGGGGACTGAGGGGGGCCCgggcaccccagggtccccccATCCCTCAGAGTGGGAGCACCCATCCTGCACTGACTGCCTCACCCATCTCTTCCAGGCACAGCCTAAccctggctgggaagggctgcacCAGGAGCTGCCGTTTCGGTGCCGCTCCCCACCCCGCTGCCATCACACCCCTGTGAGccagcagaggtgctgctgccagcagggccGGCTGACCCCATGCTTGTCCCTGTGCCAGACACTCTGCACCACCAGCAAGATGGCACCAGCATTGCTCTGATGTCCGtggtccccagcacccccagcccctcccagccgTGCCATCgagggctgcctgctgcccacacCACCCCACACCACGCCAAGGCTCCTGGCAGCCTGGGCACAAAGGCGAACCCTGGCATCCCTGTTGGCCCCAGCTGCTTCACCACTGAAACAGAATAAA
Proteins encoded in this window:
- the LOC102047250 gene encoding WAP four-disulfide core domain protein 2-like — translated: MPKARSVLVLAGLLALWAELPPASAQNVTTKAGVCPDPATTEAVNCTVGCQSDGDCESTLKCCPAACGKACQKPDEKPGTCPPVSPGIPMLGVCTNQCKTDSNCSGSQKCCRNGCGKVSCVTPLH